From the genome of Methanobrevibacter smithii ATCC 35061, one region includes:
- a CDS encoding ornithine cyclodeaminase, nickel-pincer nucleotide-dependent, whose amino-acid sequence MNSRTIELSGHVIDSLTLPKALDIIMDKGGDFDFLEFDVGKRKTDTSKVKMAVYAESIDLLNSILDELSVLGASISELKEVELVASSKDKVAPEGFYSTSNHTTHILYKGNWIVVENIEMDCLICVDEKNSRASVKPIAEIKAGDMIVVGRDGIKVTPPQRSREKSGTFEFMNSDVSSEKPLMNLIRGIAKEIKEIKSKGGKIAIVGGPAIVHTGSGKYLAALIREGYIDSLLAGNALATHDIESNIFGTSLGIEVETGEIIAHGHTHHMRAINKINRSGSIKQAVEDGTLTGGIMYECIKKDIPYVLAGSIRDDGPLPDVITDTAESQKLMRKQAQEVDMVIMIATMLHSIAMGNLLPSKVKSICVDINPATVTKLSDRGSAQVVSIVTDIGTFLPLLYESLHESD is encoded by the coding sequence ATGAATAGTAGAACAATTGAACTTTCTGGTCATGTTATTGATTCATTAACTTTACCAAAAGCTCTGGATATTATCATGGATAAAGGTGGAGATTTTGATTTCTTAGAATTTGATGTAGGTAAAAGAAAAACTGATACTAGTAAGGTTAAGATGGCAGTTTATGCAGAGTCTATCGACCTTTTAAATTCTATTTTAGATGAGTTGTCAGTATTAGGTGCATCAATATCTGAATTAAAAGAGGTTGAATTAGTTGCATCTTCAAAAGATAAAGTTGCTCCGGAAGGTTTTTATTCTACTTCAAATCATACAACTCACATTCTCTATAAAGGTAATTGGATTGTTGTTGAAAACATTGAGATGGATTGTTTAATCTGTGTTGATGAAAAAAATTCTCGTGCATCAGTTAAACCGATAGCGGAAATTAAGGCAGGAGATATGATTGTTGTTGGTCGTGACGGAATAAAAGTTACACCACCTCAAAGGTCCAGAGAAAAAAGTGGAACCTTTGAATTTATGAACAGTGATGTTTCTTCTGAAAAACCTTTGATGAATTTAATTAGGGGAATTGCAAAAGAAATTAAAGAAATCAAAAGTAAAGGAGGTAAAATAGCTATTGTTGGAGGTCCTGCTATTGTACACACAGGATCAGGCAAATATCTGGCTGCTTTAATCAGGGAAGGATATATTGATTCTCTTCTTGCAGGTAATGCACTGGCTACTCACGATATTGAAAGCAATATTTTTGGAACTTCCTTAGGTATTGAAGTGGAAACAGGAGAAATTATAGCTCATGGACATACTCATCATATGAGGGCCATTAATAAAATCAACCGTTCAGGATCAATTAAACAGGCTGTTGAAGATGGCACCTTAACTGGCGGAATCATGTATGAATGTATTAAAAAGGACATTCCGTATGTTTTAGCAGGTTCTATTCGTGATGACGGTCCTCTGCCTGATGTAATAACTGACACTGCAGAGTCACAAAAATTAATGCGTAAACAGGCTCAGGAAGTTGATATGGTAATTATGATAGCTACCATGTTGCATTCAATAGCTATGGGTAATTTACTTCCTTCAAAAGTTAAAAGTATCTGTGTGGATATTAATCCTGCTACTGTTACCAAATTATCTGACAGGGGAAGTGCTCAGGTAGTTAGTATTGTAACAGATATTGGTACATTTTTACCTCTTTTATATGAATCCCTACATGAAAGTGATTAG
- the speB gene encoding agmatinase — MLLNTYEPWKFAFSQEETDFNNLKEGAWGIIGVPFDSTTSYHPGSRFGPIVVREASYGFEKYNTIFNTQLDNIFYDFGDVNVVFGNCKKTCDIIEDTVNELSDLKIKPLTIGGEHSLTIGVLNSLTKKYDDLTVVHLDAHRDLADTFIGELYSHASVMKRVHEMGVKELVQIGIRSASKEEEDFVKNQSNITTFKNNDVFHHLDNIEYYLSIIDTPIYLSIDMDVFDPSIAPTVGNPTPNGIAYGHIEAMLQTLSLKNVVGMDVVETAGDRLGDITAVSASKIIYDFLSLL, encoded by the coding sequence ATGCTTTTAAACACATATGAACCATGGAAATTTGCTTTTTCCCAGGAAGAAACTGATTTTAACAACCTTAAAGAGGGTGCTTGGGGAATAATTGGTGTTCCGTTTGACAGTACAACATCTTATCATCCTGGTTCACGTTTTGGACCCATAGTAGTTAGAGAAGCTTCCTATGGGTTTGAAAAATATAATACTATTTTTAATACACAATTGGACAATATTTTTTACGATTTCGGAGACGTAAATGTTGTTTTTGGAAACTGTAAAAAAACATGTGACATAATTGAAGATACTGTTAACGAACTGTCTGATTTAAAAATCAAACCTCTGACTATTGGTGGAGAACATAGTTTGACTATTGGTGTTCTTAATTCATTAACTAAAAAATATGATGATCTGACTGTTGTCCATTTGGATGCTCATAGGGATCTGGCAGATACTTTTATTGGAGAGCTGTATTCCCATGCCAGTGTCATGAAAAGGGTTCATGAAATGGGTGTTAAGGAATTGGTTCAGATTGGCATCAGGTCAGCTTCAAAGGAAGAGGAAGATTTTGTTAAAAACCAGTCAAATATCACAACATTTAAAAATAATGATGTATTTCATCATCTGGATAATATAGAATATTATTTGAGTATTATTGACACTCCAATTTATTTGTCTATTGATATGGATGTTTTTGATCCGTCTATTGCTCCGACTGTAGGCAACCCAACTCCCAACGGAATAGCGTATGGCCATATAGAAGCTATGCTTCAAACTTTATCTTTAAAAAATGTTGTCGGGATGGATGTTGTTGAAACAGCTGGTGACAGATTGGGAGATATTACTGCAGTTTCCGCTTCAAAAATAATTTATGATTTTTTATCATTATTGTGA
- a CDS encoding translation initiation factor IF-5A, translating to MSTKVVEIKTLKVGKYIVLGGEASKITSLTTSSPGKHGAAKARLEAVGIFDNQKRSIVKPVDTKVDIPIIDKRVGQVLSIQGNNVQLMDMENYDTLDLPMPEELKDQITEGIEVDYIVALGNMKIMRTK from the coding sequence ATGTCAACAAAAGTTGTAGAGATTAAAACATTAAAAGTTGGTAAATATATCGTATTAGGTGGGGAAGCATCTAAAATCACAAGTTTAACTACTTCATCCCCAGGTAAACATGGTGCTGCTAAAGCTAGATTAGAAGCTGTAGGTATTTTCGATAACCAAAAAAGAAGTATTGTTAAACCTGTAGATACCAAAGTAGATATTCCAATTATCGATAAAAGGGTTGGTCAGGTATTATCTATCCAAGGTAACAATGTTCAGTTAATGGATATGGAAAACTACGACACTTTAGATTTACCTATGCCTGAAGAATTAAAAGACCAAATCACTGAAGGTATTGAAGTAGATTACATCGTAGCTTTAGGAAATATGAAAATTATGAGAACTAAATAA
- a CDS encoding pyruvoyl-dependent arginine decarboxylase, translating to MKIAIVSGKDEGPTRLNAFDNALTAAGIGDVNLIKVSSMLGKNTQVKDLPKLKPGAMVNCVLSSVTSSKPGDTITAVVAVAIGEKLGCVVETTGTNKDPQDLIGEANFMVNYMMEKREVEIKDIIIESASTTVENIASVVASVVYLNDEIIEG from the coding sequence ATGAAAATAGCTATTGTATCAGGAAAAGATGAGGGTCCAACAAGGTTAAATGCATTTGACAATGCACTAACTGCTGCTGGAATAGGAGACGTCAATTTAATTAAAGTATCAAGTATGCTTGGAAAAAACACTCAAGTTAAAGACCTGCCAAAACTCAAACCTGGAGCTATGGTTAATTGTGTACTTTCTTCAGTTACCTCAAGCAAGCCTGGAGATACAATAACTGCAGTTGTTGCAGTAGCTATTGGGGAAAAATTAGGCTGTGTAGTTGAAACAACTGGAACAAACAAGGACCCGCAGGATTTGATTGGTGAAGCTAACTTCATGGTAAACTACATGATGGAAAAACGTGAAGTGGAAATTAAAGATATTATAATTGAGTCCGCCAGTACAACTGTTGAAAATATAGCTTCAGTTGTAGCTTCAGTTGTTTATTTGAATGATGAAATAATTGAGGGATAA
- a CDS encoding bifunctional NADP phosphatase/NAD kinase codes for MDAKDKKIATDLCYDIIKEVGRAIRPYVGKPESGEKVKMGADGTPTSYIDVIAEDQVINILKNAPIRSYIISEEIGELKVGYGKKESVVLTQELRRTDLTPEQKPKFIFLIDPIDGTSNAIKEIPAYGISIAVANVPDGRLATLNDVELGFISNFGNGNFFEAEKGKGCWLNNEEVHPSDIVNISDMSLGGFTKSGTKAASKLVDNARRMRVLGSVVLELSYVASGRYDAFLDLRGSRIIDIAASKLIVEEAGGIITNKYGEKLDNKLSIYERTIVVAANNNILHKQIIDILNDNESDVIGEVGVVSRVDEYHAILFSVKIIDYLLNNGIDVVIERTLARKLEKLKKDPNLKNIINTTIKEHPELKDQLKNLNFNIEFKLLSQSIQDFKSDMAIILGGDGTLLRTQTKMTEEIPIFGINMGTVGFLTEIEVNETFDSLKKILKGEYYLEKRTKLVVSHENHHYSALNEVVVMTDEPSKMLHFQVQVDGEIIEEFRADGLIISTPSGSTAYSMSAGGPIVDPNVGGFIIIPICPYKLGVRPFIVSDESEIIVKLLKKGKTAVFVMDGQINEEAEYQEEIRFKKSDKHVYFIRNSNKCFYKKVKDKLNEGGINN; via the coding sequence ATGGATGCGAAAGATAAAAAAATAGCTACAGACCTTTGTTACGATATTATAAAAGAGGTAGGAAGAGCTATCAGACCATATGTCGGAAAACCTGAATCAGGAGAAAAAGTTAAAATGGGGGCTGACGGCACTCCAACATCATATATTGATGTTATAGCTGAAGATCAAGTAATTAACATTTTAAAAAATGCTCCTATACGCTCATACATCATTAGTGAAGAAATTGGAGAACTGAAAGTTGGATACGGAAAAAAAGAAAGTGTTGTTTTAACTCAGGAACTTAGAAGAACTGATTTAACTCCGGAACAAAAACCCAAATTCATATTCTTAATAGACCCTATTGACGGTACAAGCAATGCAATTAAGGAAATACCTGCATATGGAATTTCAATAGCTGTTGCAAATGTTCCTGATGGCAGATTAGCTACTTTAAATGATGTTGAATTAGGTTTTATCAGCAACTTCGGAAACGGCAATTTCTTTGAAGCTGAAAAAGGAAAAGGATGCTGGTTGAATAATGAAGAGGTGCACCCCTCAGATATTGTAAACATCAGTGATATGTCTCTTGGAGGATTTACTAAAAGCGGAACCAAAGCAGCTTCCAAATTAGTTGACAATGCAAGGCGCATGCGTGTTTTAGGTTCTGTTGTTTTGGAACTTTCATATGTAGCCAGCGGAAGATATGATGCATTTCTTGATTTGAGAGGCAGCAGAATAATAGATATTGCAGCTTCCAAATTGATTGTTGAAGAAGCCGGAGGAATCATCACCAACAAATACGGTGAAAAACTGGACAATAAATTAAGTATCTATGAAAGAACAATTGTTGTTGCAGCAAATAACAATATACTCCACAAACAGATAATCGATATCTTAAATGACAATGAAAGTGATGTTATCGGAGAAGTTGGGGTAGTAAGCCGTGTAGATGAATACCATGCAATATTATTCTCTGTAAAAATCATAGATTATCTTTTGAATAACGGTATTGATGTAGTCATTGAAAGGACACTGGCCAGAAAGCTTGAAAAACTTAAAAAAGACCCTAATTTGAAAAATATAATTAACACAACCATAAAAGAGCATCCTGAATTAAAGGACCAGTTGAAAAATTTAAACTTTAACATTGAATTTAAATTGCTCTCACAAAGTATACAAGACTTTAAAAGCGATATGGCAATTATTCTTGGTGGAGACGGAACCCTTTTAAGAACACAGACTAAAATGACTGAAGAAATACCAATATTTGGAATTAATATGGGTACAGTAGGATTTTTAACTGAAATTGAAGTTAATGAAACATTTGATTCACTTAAAAAAATATTAAAAGGAGAATATTACCTTGAAAAAAGAACAAAATTAGTTGTTTCCCATGAAAACCACCATTATTCTGCACTGAATGAAGTTGTTGTAATGACTGACGAACCTTCAAAAATGCTTCATTTCCAGGTTCAGGTAGACGGAGAAATCATTGAAGAATTCAGAGCTGACGGTCTTATCATATCAACTCCAAGCGGTTCTACAGCATATTCCATGTCTGCAGGAGGTCCGATTGTTGATCCGAATGTAGGAGGATTTATCATCATCCCAATTTGTCCGTATAAATTAGGTGTAAGGCCATTTATCGTGTCTGATGAAAGTGAAATTATTGTCAAATTACTTAAAAAAGGTAAAACCGCAGTATTTGTAATGGACGGCCAAATAAATGAGGAAGCAGAATATCAGGAAGAAATCAGATTCAAAAAATCAGACAAACACGTTTACTTCATAAGAAACTCAAATAAATGTTTCTATAAAAAAGTTAAAGACAAGTTAAATGAGGGAGGCATCAACAACTAA
- the cfbE gene encoding coenzyme F430 synthase, which translates to MNSLVIDMTHGGVKIAVSLAKKDETVYAYDIYNTLKSVDKKMLAVYNVKIIDLDYLKNLNGNLRVIYPVHLPLTKRDIEKYNPSLNYTFLTHHEIIKELLKNWGNDIPKIEVTGVKGKTSCVFMLKEILIDKNPLILSSLGALLYENGVKKTLKQNISITPANIKETIDLAYKIANPVCEIAAGKCDSQNLKKYGCAIFESSLGASGIGDVGLLTNIVENYPIAKNKRTASEAKSQIFNCSIVAIQKETLDEFYKNIEHKKINTFSLNNNADVTVKNIEYDLDKTLFDISYNNIITANGEVISGEFKVETFAPGKHHVKNVLGVIATCLSLNIPKEKIIKGLANYKGIKGRTNKKIIENSTIIEEINPGINTKAIEESINMIRNLDDYYIAIGGDYGITCEEIDESKVSTYLDTLDYNIILTGEVGEGILKKMNKPVKYSKNFQDVYKQAIHNNKNLLLIYRSDYRKLNKR; encoded by the coding sequence ATGAACAGCCTCGTAATTGACATGACTCACGGAGGAGTGAAAATAGCCGTCAGTCTTGCAAAAAAAGATGAAACAGTCTATGCCTATGACATTTACAACACTTTGAAAAGTGTTGATAAAAAAATGTTAGCGGTTTATAATGTTAAAATTATAGATTTGGACTATTTAAAAAACTTAAACGGAAATTTAAGAGTTATCTATCCTGTTCATTTACCTTTAACTAAAAGAGATATTGAAAAGTATAATCCCTCTTTAAATTATACTTTTTTAACCCATCACGAAATAATTAAAGAACTTCTGAAAAACTGGGGCAATGACATTCCCAAAATTGAAGTTACAGGAGTTAAAGGAAAAACCAGCTGCGTTTTTATGCTTAAAGAAATCTTAATTGATAAAAACCCACTAATTTTATCCAGCTTAGGTGCATTATTATATGAAAATGGAGTGAAAAAAACATTAAAACAAAATATATCAATTACTCCTGCAAATATTAAAGAAACAATTGACCTTGCATATAAAATAGCTAACCCTGTATGCGAAATAGCTGCAGGGAAATGCGATAGCCAAAATCTTAAAAAATATGGGTGTGCAATTTTTGAAAGTTCACTTGGAGCCAGCGGAATTGGAGATGTAGGGCTTTTGACAAACATAGTTGAAAATTATCCAATAGCTAAAAATAAAAGAACAGCCAGTGAAGCTAAAAGTCAGATATTCAATTGCAGCATCGTAGCTATCCAAAAAGAAACATTAGATGAATTCTACAAAAACATCGAACATAAAAAGATAAATACTTTTTCCCTAAATAACAATGCTGACGTAACTGTTAAAAATATAGAATATGATTTGGATAAAACACTGTTTGATATAAGTTATAACAATATAATAACTGCCAACGGTGAGGTAATCTCCGGAGAATTTAAGGTTGAAACATTTGCTCCAGGAAAACATCATGTAAAAAATGTTTTGGGAGTTATTGCAACTTGTTTATCATTAAACATTCCAAAAGAAAAAATAATCAAAGGACTGGCCAATTATAAAGGAATTAAAGGAAGAACCAATAAAAAAATCATTGAAAATTCAACAATAATAGAAGAAATCAATCCCGGAATCAATACAAAAGCTATTGAAGAGTCCATAAACATGATAAGAAATTTGGATGATTATTACATAGCCATTGGTGGAGATTACGGAATAACATGTGAAGAAATTGATGAATCTAAAGTCAGCACTTATCTGGACACTCTTGATTACAATATCATTTTAACCGGAGAAGTAGGTGAAGGAATTTTAAAAAAAATGAATAAACCGGTAAAATATTCAAAAAACTTCCAGGATGTTTATAAACAAGCTATACACAACAATAAAAACCTGCTTTTGATTTATCGCTCAGATTACAGAAAACTTAATAAAAGATAA
- the hemC gene encoding hydroxymethylbilane synthase produces MNVGTRGSQLALAQTNQVCKDLASITNENIDVNIIKTKGDKITNSQLYNMDAKGLFTKELDKALLEEEIDFAVHSFKDLPTELDEELEIAAVPKRVAPNEVLISNKNWDELGPNSKLGTSSLRREAFCNYHNKCFELKPIRGNIETRISKVNGSDLDATLMAQAGLIRLNLTQHIKTVFPLDYITPAAGQGALAIITRKDSDKKEIISKLNDYQSRQEVFAEKQVLEELGVGCQWPIGAIAQMKDKQFCIYSILLTKEGEVLKEHTEKGSIRDAVQFGKKIGKVFKDYV; encoded by the coding sequence TTGAATGTTGGAACAAGAGGAAGTCAATTAGCACTTGCACAAACTAATCAAGTTTGTAAAGATTTAGCATCAATTACTAATGAAAATATTGATGTTAACATAATTAAAACAAAAGGCGACAAAATAACTAATTCTCAATTATATAACATGGATGCAAAAGGTCTTTTTACTAAAGAACTTGATAAAGCATTGCTTGAAGAAGAAATAGATTTTGCAGTACATAGTTTTAAAGATTTACCAACTGAATTAGATGAAGAACTTGAAATAGCAGCAGTTCCAAAACGTGTAGCTCCAAATGAAGTACTGATCTCTAATAAAAACTGGGATGAACTAGGCCCTAATTCCAAACTTGGAACTAGCAGCCTCAGAAGAGAAGCTTTTTGTAATTACCACAATAAATGCTTTGAACTCAAACCAATTAGAGGCAATATTGAAACCAGAATCAGCAAAGTTAACGGTAGCGATTTAGATGCAACACTTATGGCTCAGGCAGGACTAATAAGATTAAATCTTACACAACACATAAAAACAGTGTTTCCCCTAGATTATATCACACCTGCAGCAGGTCAGGGTGCATTAGCCATCATAACCCGAAAAGATTCTGATAAAAAAGAAATTATTTCTAAATTAAATGACTATCAATCCCGGCAAGAAGTATTTGCTGAAAAACAAGTGCTTGAAGAACTAGGTGTAGGTTGTCAATGGCCAATTGGTGCTATAGCCCAAATGAAGGACAAACAATTTTGTATATACTCAATCCTATTAACCAAAGAAGGAGAAGTTCTAAAAGAACATACTGAAAAAGGATCAATAAGAGATGCTGTCCAATTTGGTAAAAAAATAGGAAAAGTTTTTAAGGATTATGTTTAA
- a CDS encoding Gfo/Idh/MocA family protein yields MRTVNVGVIGVGAMGYNHARVYYKLEEANLVAVSDVSERTLNKVAKKYDAKGFTDYEDLLKDPEIEVVSVCVPTTFHHDVVMEAIKHGKHVLVEKPIAFTLKEAEDMIAAAKEAGVILATGHVERFNPAVQKAKELIDNDVIGDIVSASAKRVGPFPPRIKDVGVTIDLAIHDLDVMNYLFDEDVIQVYGTMNSILEKCEFEDHAEIMINFKNESTGILEVNWLTPYKRRQIEITGTDGIISVDYIEQSIDVYGKFAQDIDIKHEEPLKEELRSFLNAVVNGTEPEITGEDGLKALKMVIAATKSSREHKPISFDEIE; encoded by the coding sequence TTGAGAACAGTAAATGTAGGAGTTATTGGAGTAGGTGCAATGGGATACAACCATGCACGTGTATATTATAAATTAGAAGAAGCTAATTTAGTTGCTGTTAGTGATGTAAGTGAAAGAACTTTAAATAAAGTAGCTAAAAAATATGATGCAAAAGGTTTCACTGATTATGAAGATTTACTCAAAGATCCTGAAATAGAAGTAGTTAGCGTATGTGTTCCAACTACCTTCCACCATGATGTTGTAATGGAAGCTATTAAACATGGAAAACATGTATTAGTTGAAAAACCAATAGCTTTTACCCTAAAAGAAGCAGAAGATATGATTGCTGCTGCAAAAGAAGCTGGAGTTATTTTAGCAACAGGACATGTGGAAAGATTCAATCCGGCTGTTCAAAAAGCTAAAGAACTCATTGATAATGATGTTATTGGAGATATCGTATCTGCATCTGCAAAAAGAGTAGGACCATTCCCTCCAAGAATAAAAGATGTTGGAGTAACTATTGATTTAGCTATTCATGATTTGGATGTAATGAACTACTTATTTGATGAGGATGTTATTCAGGTTTACGGAACCATGAACAGTATCCTGGAAAAATGTGAATTTGAAGACCATGCTGAAATCATGATTAACTTCAAAAATGAATCTACAGGAATTCTGGAAGTAAACTGGTTAACTCCATACAAAAGGAGACAAATTGAAATTACAGGAACTGACGGAATCATTTCAGTAGACTATATCGAACAAAGCATTGACGTATACGGTAAATTCGCTCAGGATATTGATATTAAACATGAAGAACCATTAAAAGAAGAATTAAGGTCCTTTTTAAATGCAGTTGTTAATGGAACTGAACCTGAAATTACCGGTGAAGACGGTCTTAAAGCACTTAAAATGGTAATAGCTGCTACAAAATCCTCCAGAGAACATAAACCTATTAGCTTTGATGAAATTGAATAG
- a CDS encoding orotate phosphoribosyltransferase-like protein has protein sequence MKQKLIKKAQELRQHGFTTGEIADELNVSMDTARWLTLQKPAEEKPEAPVDFFINWKSLGGNSTRLRYVSGALSDMALSHGEAEVILGIAVSGIPFATMMADFLEDMSGVETSLAVYHPHKHRKEKDDGEGAISTNFGSVEGKKVVIVDDVITSGKTVKEVIHAVKDHGGEPIAVTVLIDKSGLSEIEEVPIESLIKVGRL, from the coding sequence ATGAAACAAAAATTAATTAAAAAAGCTCAAGAGCTTAGACAACATGGTTTTACAACTGGTGAAATAGCTGATGAACTTAATGTAAGTATGGATACTGCCAGATGGTTAACTCTCCAAAAACCTGCTGAAGAAAAACCAGAAGCTCCTGTTGACTTTTTTATAAATTGGAAAAGTTTAGGTGGAAATTCAACCCGTTTAAGATATGTTTCCGGAGCTTTAAGTGATATGGCATTATCACATGGAGAAGCTGAAGTAATTCTTGGAATAGCTGTCAGCGGAATACCATTTGCAACTATGATGGCTGACTTTCTAGAAGACATGAGTGGAGTTGAAACTTCCCTTGCAGTATACCACCCTCACAAACACAGAAAAGAAAAAGACGACGGCGAAGGAGCTATAAGTACCAATTTCGGATCTGTTGAAGGTAAAAAAGTTGTAATTGTTGATGATGTTATAACCAGCGGTAAAACTGTAAAAGAAGTTATTCATGCAGTAAAAGACCATGGTGGAGAACCTATAGCTGTTACTGTATTAATCGACAAATCAGGACTTTCTGAAATTGAAGAAGTTCCTATCGAATCTTTAATTAAAGTAGGTAGATTATAA